A genomic segment from Bacillus cereus G9842 encodes:
- a CDS encoding MbtH family protein has translation MTNPFENDNYTYKVLINEEGQYSLWPAFLDVPIGWNVVYEEASRQSCLEYVEYNWKDLNPKSNQVREKTLAGKR, from the coding sequence ATGACGAATCCATTTGAAAATGATAATTACACATATAAAGTATTAATAAATGAGGAGGGCCAGTATTCTCTCTGGCCTGCTTTTCTCGATGTACCTATTGGCTGGAATGTCGTATATGAAGAAGCTAGTAGGCAGAGCTGCTTAGAATATGTTGAATATAACTGGAAAGATTTGAATCCGAAAAGTAATCAAGTTCGCGAAAAAACATTAGCAGGAAAACGATAA
- a CDS encoding MDR family MFS transporter has translation MKAKLNPKVVVSIVYITAMFMAAMDATIVNVALQTISRELQVPASAMGTVNVGYLVSLAVFLPISGWLGDRFGTKRVFLIALFVFTIASALCGMANDITSLNIFRIIQGAGGGLLTPVGMAMLFRTFSPKERPKISRFIVLPIAVAPAVGPIIGGFFVDQMSWRWAFYINVPFGIVALLFGLLFLAEHVEKSAGRFDSLGFILSAPGFAMLIYALSQGPSKGWISPEIMSTGVAGLVFIALFIIVELKVKQPMLDLRLLKEPVFRKMSIISLFSSAGLLGMLFVFPLMYQNVIGVSALESGLTTFPEAIGLMISSQIVPWSYKKLGARKVISIGLICTAVIFVLLSFVNHDTNPWQIRALLFGIGIFLGQSVGAVQFSAFNNITPPSMGRATTIFNVQNRLGSAIGVAVLASILAGFGSNNVQSDFLPYQAALIGSAIFLLIALLFSLRISDKEVMSKKKEKTLSVSEKEKVLVNE, from the coding sequence ATGAAAGCAAAACTAAATCCAAAAGTAGTTGTAAGTATCGTGTATATAACTGCGATGTTTATGGCTGCGATGGACGCAACGATTGTAAATGTAGCACTGCAAACGATAAGTAGAGAACTACAAGTACCTGCATCTGCAATGGGGACGGTTAATGTTGGGTATTTAGTTAGTTTAGCTGTTTTCCTTCCGATTTCTGGTTGGTTAGGAGATCGTTTTGGGACGAAAAGAGTATTTTTAATTGCTCTTTTCGTATTTACAATCGCTTCTGCTTTATGCGGAATGGCTAACGATATTACTTCATTGAATATTTTTCGTATCATTCAAGGTGCTGGTGGAGGGCTTTTAACACCGGTCGGAATGGCGATGTTATTTCGAACATTTTCACCAAAGGAAAGACCGAAGATTTCCCGGTTCATTGTACTTCCAATTGCTGTAGCGCCAGCAGTTGGGCCTATCATCGGTGGTTTCTTTGTAGATCAAATGTCTTGGCGTTGGGCATTTTATATTAATGTACCGTTTGGAATCGTTGCATTGCTATTTGGACTTCTATTTTTAGCAGAGCATGTTGAAAAATCAGCTGGTCGCTTTGATTCTCTTGGCTTTATTTTATCAGCACCAGGATTTGCGATGCTCATATATGCACTCAGCCAGGGACCATCAAAAGGGTGGATTTCTCCAGAAATTATGAGTACCGGGGTAGCTGGGCTTGTATTCATTGCGTTGTTTATAATCGTAGAACTGAAAGTAAAGCAACCGATGTTAGATTTACGCTTATTAAAAGAACCAGTATTTAGAAAGATGAGCATTATATCATTATTTTCATCAGCTGGTTTATTAGGAATGTTATTTGTTTTTCCACTTATGTATCAAAATGTGATAGGAGTTTCCGCGCTAGAATCAGGACTTACGACATTTCCAGAGGCGATTGGATTAATGATTTCTTCACAAATTGTGCCATGGTCATATAAGAAATTAGGAGCTCGAAAGGTAATTTCTATTGGATTAATATGTACGGCGGTTATATTTGTTTTATTGAGTTTTGTAAATCACGATACGAATCCGTGGCAAATCCGGGCATTATTGTTTGGCATTGGTATTTTCTTAGGTCAATCTGTCGGTGCGGTTCAATTTTCTGCCTTTAACAATATCACGCCGCCTTCTATGGGGAGAGCGACTACTATATTCAATGTGCAAAATCGATTAGGTTCAGCAATAGGAGTAGCTGTTTTAGCTAGTATACTAGCTGGTTTTGGAAGTAATAACGTTCAATCCGATTTTTTACCATATCAAGCAGCATTAATTGGATCAGCAATATTTTTGCTTATAGCACTACTATTTTCTTTACGTATTTCCGATAAAGAGGTAATGTCAAAGAAGAAAGAAAAAACATTATCAGTATCAGAAAAAGAGAAAGTACTTGTCAATGAATAA
- the sfp gene encoding 4'-phosphopantetheinyl transferase Sfp, protein MIESKVVDSIPTLNENDCQIWWARISDLQSWHYNLLNNIEREKANSYHHSADRARFIIGCVISRLVLGKILSMSPVQVPIDRMCSVCKLQHGRPQLPEGMPQLSVSHSGEWVVVAFTKSAPVGIDVEQMNPNVDVMKMAEGVLTDIEIAQVMKLPNEQKIEGFLTYWTRKEAVLKATGEGLMIPPVHITVSAPNNPPRLLVFKDKQELANNTMMEDVRPSLDYMASVAIFSKEVTEITQLDAVALLNLK, encoded by the coding sequence ATGATAGAAAGTAAAGTTGTAGATTCTATTCCAACTTTGAATGAGAATGATTGTCAAATATGGTGGGCAAGAATTTCAGATTTACAATCATGGCATTACAATTTACTAAATAATATAGAGCGAGAGAAAGCAAATTCGTATCATCATTCGGCAGATCGAGCTCGTTTTATAATAGGTTGCGTAATTAGTAGATTAGTTCTCGGCAAGATACTTTCTATGTCACCAGTCCAAGTACCAATTGATCGAATGTGTTCCGTATGTAAATTGCAGCATGGAAGACCACAATTACCAGAAGGTATGCCGCAATTATCTGTTTCGCATTCAGGTGAGTGGGTTGTCGTTGCATTTACAAAATCTGCACCTGTTGGCATAGATGTAGAACAAATGAATCCAAATGTAGATGTTATGAAAATGGCAGAAGGTGTATTAACAGACATTGAAATAGCACAAGTTATGAAACTGCCAAATGAACAGAAAATAGAAGGTTTTTTAACATATTGGACTCGAAAAGAAGCGGTGTTGAAAGCGACAGGTGAAGGACTAATGATTCCACCAGTACATATTACAGTATCAGCTCCAAATAATCCTCCAAGATTGTTAGTTTTTAAGGATAAGCAAGAGTTGGCAAATAATACAATGATGGAAGATGTAAGGCCTAGTTTAGATTATATGGCTTCTGTTGCAATATTCAGTAAGGAAGTGACTGAAATTACGCAATTAGACGCGGTAGCACTTTTAAATCTTAAATAA
- a CDS encoding HU family DNA-binding protein — MNKTELIKNVAQSADISQKDASAAVQSVFDTIANALQSGDKVQLIGFGTFEVRERSARTGRNPQTGEEIQIAAGKVPAFKAGKELKEAVK; from the coding sequence ATGAACAAAACAGAATTAATTAAAAACGTAGCACAATCAGCTGATATTTCTCAAAAGGACGCTTCTGCAGCTGTACAATCCGTATTTGACACAATTGCTAATGCATTACAATCTGGCGATAAAGTTCAATTAATCGGATTTGGAACTTTTGAAGTGCGCGAAAGATCTGCTCGTACAGGACGTAATCCGCAAACTGGCGAAGAAATTCAAATCGCAGCTGGTAAAGTTCCTGCATTTAAAGCAGGTAAAGAATTAAAAGAAGCTGTTAAATAA
- a CDS encoding DUF3891 family protein: protein MIFREKNEKESILIRQHDHGFLAGEIAKHIKEDFFEGKTYLKETVDAIYEHDRGWIELDKVPILNDAKNIPYTFMDCPSPLRFVFYTIGLNEIENSNPYGALLCSKHFLSFPLNEEDEEMMSFYKHELERQKRILKTLTKEQFAMFDKYYRLLKFCDELSLYVCMNKPGVKKKDEIDLFKDGFEGTEMFNSKEEKLIQAEWVDEETIRITPFPFQTEFHTYVKYKTINKHEMKGKGIAKADRESEMKKQTIRFIQ, encoded by the coding sequence ATGATTTTTCGTGAAAAAAATGAGAAGGAAAGTATATTAATTCGTCAACATGATCATGGTTTTTTAGCTGGAGAGATTGCAAAGCATATAAAAGAGGACTTTTTTGAAGGTAAAACATATTTAAAAGAAACAGTTGATGCAATATATGAGCATGACAGAGGATGGATAGAGCTTGATAAAGTACCAATTTTGAATGATGCTAAAAATATTCCATATACATTTATGGATTGTCCAAGCCCATTACGTTTTGTTTTTTATACGATTGGTTTGAATGAAATTGAAAATTCTAATCCATACGGGGCATTGCTTTGCAGTAAACATTTTTTATCATTTCCACTAAACGAGGAAGATGAAGAGATGATGTCATTTTATAAACATGAATTAGAACGACAAAAAAGAATTTTGAAAACGTTAACAAAGGAACAGTTTGCGATGTTTGATAAATATTATAGATTATTAAAGTTTTGTGATGAACTTTCTTTATACGTATGTATGAATAAGCCTGGTGTAAAAAAGAAAGATGAAATTGATTTATTTAAAGATGGTTTTGAAGGAACAGAAATGTTTAATAGTAAGGAGGAGAAACTTATTCAAGCTGAATGGGTGGACGAGGAAACAATTCGGATTACACCATTTCCATTTCAAACGGAATTTCATACGTATGTAAAATATAAAACGATAAATAAACATGAAATGAAAGGAAAAGGGATTGCAAAGGCTGATAGAGAATCGGAAATGAAGAAACAAACCATTCGTTTCATACAATAA
- a CDS encoding DinB family protein: MKDYILKQCDYHAWANTRLFNRLKELPNYETIFNEQIQSVFPSIKDTFVHIYITDQVWLHILHGKSMNEAIQDREDLRKQIETKSLHELEKMFENMANQYKDFLITIQDVNAVFVIENPYAGALETSILELVQHVVNHGTYHRGNITAMIRQLGHSSTMMDFVLYLHMVKKQGE, from the coding sequence TTGAAAGATTATATATTAAAACAGTGTGATTACCATGCTTGGGCTAATACTAGATTATTCAATCGATTAAAAGAGTTACCAAACTATGAGACAATTTTTAATGAGCAGATACAGAGTGTATTCCCATCCATTAAGGATACTTTTGTGCATATTTATATTACAGATCAAGTGTGGTTACACATATTGCATGGTAAAAGTATGAATGAAGCAATACAAGACCGAGAAGATTTACGAAAACAAATTGAAACTAAATCGTTACATGAATTAGAAAAAATGTTTGAAAACATGGCAAATCAATATAAAGACTTTTTAATTACAATACAAGACGTGAATGCTGTATTTGTTATTGAGAACCCATATGCAGGGGCATTAGAAACTTCAATTTTAGAGTTAGTACAACATGTCGTAAATCATGGTACATATCATAGAGGAAATATAACAGCGATGATTCGTCAACTTGGTCATTCGTCGACAATGATGGATTTTGTACTGTATTTACATATGGTTAAAAAGCAGGGAGAGTAA